From Citricoccus sp. SGAir0253, a single genomic window includes:
- a CDS encoding patatin-like phospholipase family protein — protein sequence MESTAPVTAFVLAGGGVRGAVHVGQLRALYERGITPDLIVGTSVGAINGAVVARNPHRDVAEEILGMWLTDEARAVFGQSWLSQLGRVVRGRTHTLSDRPLVDLITMHFPDDARIEDLALPFVTVATSIERAAEKAFDSGPLVPAVVASSTLPGLLPAAEIDGEHYLDGGLVASVPLGQAVRRGATRIYVLQAGQLNRELAAPRSMVDNLRVSVDISRRHSFTHALEHVPPGVSVHVLPTGGPLRARRGLKSLMSLEHTVERADLAYEATAAELDRLAAAGPAAGRLTGAGTPPPRPEPTA from the coding sequence GTGGAGAGCACAGCACCGGTGACGGCGTTCGTCCTCGCCGGCGGCGGGGTCCGCGGCGCCGTGCACGTGGGACAGTTGCGGGCCCTGTACGAGCGCGGCATCACGCCGGACCTGATCGTGGGCACCTCCGTGGGCGCCATCAACGGGGCCGTGGTGGCCCGCAACCCCCACCGGGACGTGGCCGAGGAGATCCTCGGCATGTGGCTGACGGACGAGGCCCGCGCGGTCTTCGGGCAGTCGTGGCTCAGCCAGCTCGGCCGCGTGGTCCGCGGCCGGACCCACACCCTCTCGGACCGTCCGCTCGTGGACCTCATTACGATGCACTTCCCGGACGACGCCCGCATCGAGGACCTGGCCCTGCCGTTCGTGACGGTGGCCACCTCGATCGAGCGCGCCGCGGAGAAGGCGTTCGACTCCGGCCCGCTCGTGCCCGCCGTCGTCGCCTCCTCCACCCTGCCCGGGCTGCTGCCCGCGGCGGAGATCGACGGCGAGCACTACCTCGACGGCGGCCTGGTCGCCTCCGTGCCGCTGGGCCAGGCGGTGCGCCGGGGCGCCACCCGGATCTACGTGCTCCAGGCCGGCCAGCTGAACCGGGAGCTGGCCGCGCCGAGGTCCATGGTGGACAACCTGCGGGTCTCCGTGGACATCTCCCGCCGGCACAGCTTCACGCACGCCCTGGAGCACGTCCCGCCGGGGGTCTCGGTGCACGTGCTGCCCACCGGAGGGCCCCTGCGGGCCCGGCGCGGCCTGAAGTCGCTGATGTCCCTCGAGCACACGGTCGAGCGGGCGGACCTCGCCTACGAGGCCACGGCCGCCGAGCTCGACCGGCTGGCGGCCGCCGGGCCGGCCGCGGGCCGCCTCACCGGGGCCGGCACCCCGCCGCCGCGCCCCGAGCCGACCGCCTAG
- a CDS encoding VOC family protein has product MGTSLATYITLPGTTAEAFEHWRDVFGGELDITRYGDMPPMEGMPFTPDPRSVAHVTLRLPGGELAGGDVMDGKDYPVRDTAYSLLYTLESPEEAEAVVRRLVDAGGTEAMPFGRAPWGGWYGQVFDRFGVMWALSVDGD; this is encoded by the coding sequence ATGGGCACGAGCCTGGCCACCTACATCACCCTGCCCGGCACCACCGCCGAGGCCTTCGAGCACTGGCGGGACGTGTTCGGCGGCGAGCTGGACATCACCCGCTACGGGGACATGCCGCCGATGGAGGGGATGCCGTTCACCCCGGATCCCCGGTCGGTGGCCCACGTGACGCTGCGCCTGCCCGGCGGCGAGCTCGCCGGCGGTGACGTCATGGACGGGAAGGACTACCCGGTCCGGGACACCGCCTACTCGCTGCTGTACACCCTGGAGTCGCCGGAGGAGGCCGAGGCGGTCGTCCGGCGCCTCGTGGACGCCGGCGGGACGGAGGCGATGCCCTTCGGGAGGGCACCGTGGGGCGGCTGGTACGGGCAGGTCTTCGACCGGTTCGGCGTGATGTGGGCGCTCAGCGTGGACGGGGACTGA